In the Methyloterricola oryzae genome, GGGCGTAAGCCTGTTCCGGCGTCTGCAGCAAGTCCTCAGGCGCCCCGTGATCCATGAGCGTGGCGCCCGCGATCAAACGCAACCCGCCGACTGCGGCGGCCTCGAACAGCGCTGCGTTGGCGGGCAGGAACTGGGACCCGAAAACGGCCGCCGTGGTCGTACCCGAGCGCAACAGGCGGCGCACGAAGCGTGACGCCAGTGGCGCCGCGGCGCCAGGGTCGGCAAGCGCCTTCTCCGCGGGAAAGATCGACCGGTTCAACCAGTCCAGCAGGCCCGTTCCGGCAGCGGCAGTCGCGTAGAACTGGGGAAAGTGGACATGCCCATCCACCAGCCCCGGCAGCAGCCAGGCAGCGCCGTGGTCCACCCGGTTCGCCAAAGGGGCCGCCTTGAGGATGGCCTCGCGTGCGCCTGCCAGGACGATGACGCCATTCGCGTCCAGCAGCAAAGCCCCATCCTCGATCACTTCCAGGGCGTCGTGAACCCGATTCGGATCGCCCTGCAGGTGCGCCAAGCGGCCGAGATGGGCAGTCTGCAGCAACTAGTTCTCCAGGCCGAACAAGGGAAGCAGGTGCCGCACGGAATCGATGATCATGTCCGGCTCCACCCGCGAGGCCTCCACCTGCGCACGTCGAAATTTGCCGGTGCGCACGAGGATGCCAAACAGGCCAGCCATCTGGCCGCCGCCCACATCCGAATCCACATCATCACCCACCACGGCGACGCGCGCGGCAGGCAGTCCCATATCGCCGAGCGCGAGCCGAAAGAAATCGGCGGATGGCTTGCCCACCACGGTGGCCCCCACACCGCTGCAGTACTCCAGCGCGGTAACCAATCCGCCGATGTCCAGGGTCAGGCCGGCACTGGTCTGCCAGTAGCGGTTCTTGTGGATGGCGATGAGCCGCGTGCCATTCATGAGCCGATTGAAGATGCGGTTCAGCAACTCATGGGACCAGGAATCCCCAATGTCACCCAATACGATGTAATCCGCCTTTTCCAGTTCGACCTCACGCAGGCCTTGGAACTCGGAACGCACATCCTCGGCGACCAGCAGGAAGCAGGCGGCATTGGGAATGCCGCGCAACAGTGACGCGGCAGCCCTGGGCGCGCTGAAGATTTCCGACGCCGCGATCTCGAAACCCAGGCCCTGCAGCTTGGACACCAGAATGTCTCGGGACACGGTGCTGGTGTTGGTAATGAAGCGGCAACGCAGTCGGGACGACTTGACGCGGGCCACCGCCTCAACGGCACCCTCGATGGCGGAATCTCCCACGAACAGCACGCCGTCCAGATCCATCAGGATGCCCTGGAGATTGGTCAAGCGTTCCTCTGGGGAAGAGCGTTTCAATTCAAGCTGACATCAGAATTGCGGACGGCGACATCATAGCACACCGCCTAGTGGCGGACGGCCAGTCACCACAGGCTCCCGGACTGGGCCAGGGCATTCATTGAAATCAATCCCTTGGACTGATAGTAAGCCAGTTTCAAGAATTCGGAGAACAAGCTCGTGCGGCGGTCGCGTAAAGGCCAATCCGCCGGGTTGGGTGACGACGCATCGCCAGCCACCCGCACAGGGACTTCCGGCATGACGGTCCTGTAAGCCAGGCGTGAGCGCTGCCGATGAAACCACTCCGTCACCACGATGACCGTCCCGTCCGGCCCGCCGCGCTGCCGCCACCAATCCAGCACCAGCTGCGCCTGATCATGTGTCCCGCGCCGGTCCTGTTCCAGGAGGATCACACGATCTTCCGGCACCCCCCAGGAAAGCAGTTGCGCGCGGGTCTTGGCCGCGAATGATGTTCCCGGCAAGCAGACGCCCTCCGCCGCCAAATCTTGCGGGCGCTCCGGCGGCGGTCCCACGCTGAGAAGAAGCGCGCCGTCAAAGTGCTGCGCCAGATCAAATGCCTGCCGTGTGACCGAGTCACTGGCCCAGGCATCCAGCACGATGAGGGAGGCATTCGTCGGGAGTGCGTCCGGCCGTTGATCCAGGGCGGCCCGCCACAACAGGCTGGCATCCAGAATGAGGGCAAGCAGCAGGAAACCGGCCGCAACCCGGACGATTCGCATCATGGCCAGGCGGCCCCCAGCAGATTTAGATAAGCGGCAGCCACCGACTCCAGGCCGGAGTGACTGCGCCACCAACTCTCCCGGCTGGAATGGTGCGATCTGGCGTCAAAGGCGTATGCCGGAATACCGAAGTAGCGCCGTGCCATCAGCGCAAAGCCACGCTGTTCCAGTGGCAACGACGCAAAGGTGATCGACGCCGCGCGCTCCTCGGCAACAGCCCGTGCCAGTGTGGCAAAAGGTTCATCGCTGGCGTAAGGCGCGTCGATCCGTACCAGCCGGTAGCGCTCGGCGCCGATCCCCATAGGTTCCAGCTTGAGCCGGAAGAATTCGGTGGGCGCCATCCCCTGGCTGAGCGGCGAGCATTCCACGAATTTCTCCCGCTCCGCGGTCGGCATGGAGTAATAGATCATGAGCCGCCGATAACCGGCGTCCCTAACCCTGCCAAGGATGTCGATTTCGTCCGACAACAGCGGCACCTGATGGGTAGATAGGCGCAACAGAAACCACTCTCGCTGCGCCGGGGCCGGCAGGCGTTCCGAGATGGTCAAGTAGTCGTATAAGGCCGCCATTCCGCCCATGCGGAAGATCAGATCCGTCGCCAAGACCGCCAGCGCGAGCAAGAGCGCAAAGACGCGCAAGCGTCGCACACCGGAGGCTGTTGCGGTCCTGTTCGAGGGCATCCGGCTGAATAGCGGAATCGAAACGCTCAACCCCTGCGGAGGGTATGCAGCGTGATCTCCGGCGGGCAGTTGAGGCGGATATCGACGATACAGACCCCGCTGCCCGCCGAGGTATAACCCTGCAGCCCCTTGTAACGCCAGGGCCCGTTGCACATGGCGCGCGGGGCGCCGGCGTTGAGTATCAGCGGGATGCCGCCAGGCATGCAGATCTGGCCGCCGTGGGTGTGTCCACACAGCATCACGTCGAAGCAGGCATAAGCCGCATGCCGGTACATTTCCGGCGAATGGGACAACAGGATGGAGACCGCGTCGCGCGGTATGCTGTCGGTCGCCTTCTCCAGATTGTCCGCCCGGTAATAATGCGGATCGTCGATACCCGCCAGGTAAATGACCGCGTCGCCCCGCCGTATGCTCGCCACCTCGTTGAGCAACATGGTCACGCCCATGTCCTCCAGGCCAGGCGCCATGCGGATGGTATCGTGGTTGCCAAGAATGCCGTACACCGGGCCATGCAGATGCGCCATGACCCTGGCCATTCCGTCCAACGCCGCCTCAAACGGTCCAAAGGTCTTGACCCGGAAATCGCCGGTCAGCACGCAGATGTCGTAGTGGTCGACCTTGGCAATGGCCTCGATCAGCGCATCGGGCAGATCACTGGCGCCGTCCAGATGCAGGTCGGTCACGTGCAAGAGGGTAAAGCCATCGAACTCCCGTGGGAGATGCGGCACCAGCAGTTCGTTGCGGCGTACCTCGATGGCGCGCGCATTGCGCCGGCCGCGCCCGTGCAGGAACATCAGCCGCAGCGCCAAGCGCATCAGGCCGTGCACCGAATACCAATTCTCGATATGGAAGAAGGTGCGTCCCTGGCCGAAGATCCGCGCCTCGAATTCTTCCTCGATACCCAGGCGCTGATCCAGATGGCAACGCCCAACGCGGGCCACCAGCCGCCGATAGCCCTCTGGATCGAGGGGAGGACAGCGGTAACGCTCCAAGGTTTTGTTCATGACGGCGCCTCTCAGCTTGCAGCCCCGAGTCTAGCGCCAGACGGTCTGCCAAGATAGGACGGGAATCAGGCCCCGCAGCACTTCTTGTATTTTTTGCCACTGCCGCAATGGCAGGGTTCGTTGCGGCCAGGCCGGGGCGGACTGGATAAGACCGCCTGCACGTGCCCGTCCCGGTAGTACCAACGCCCCTGCACCCTTTCGAACCGGCTCAGCTCGCGCATCCCTTGCAACGTGCCGCCCTGCCGGAAGCGGGCGATGAACTCGACCTCGCCGCTTAGATCCGACTCCAACCCTTGCGCACAACGCAGCAGCTCAAGGCCTTCCCACTGGATTCCTTCGTCCTTTAGATGAAGCTGCGACGGACGGCTGGCGGGATGCCAACTATCCAGCAGATATTCCTCGTCTCCCATGACGTAGGCGGTATAGCGGGAACGCATGAGCGCCTGGGCCGTGGCCGGTGCGGAAACACCGGCCAGGTAGGGCCCGCAACAGGCAGACAGGAGCAACCCGGAGCCGCAGGGACACGATGCGGGAACCTCGCGGGCAGGCCGCGCCGAATCGTGCCCCGCCGGCTCAAGGGCACAAGTTGTCATTCCGCGGGGACTACGTTGTCCAGCAACATGGCCAGTTTCCCGATGGCGCCGGCCACCGCCTCGGTCATCTCGGGAATCCTCCCGGGCTCCTTGACCGCCCGGCCCGCCTTGGACGAGGCCTGCCCGACCGCCTGCAAGGCCTGTTGAAAGGGCGGTGAAGATTCATTCAGTCTGGCCTTGACCAGATCGATCTTCTGTTGAAAAAGCTGATCCAGCAATTCGTCGATCTGGTCAGATGCGGTCTGGGTCGACTCGCTCAATTTTTCCAAGGCGGCAATGGTTTTTTGCAGTTCTTGAATCAGTTTTTCCACGACTAAACCCTCGCGCGCGATCAAATTGGAAGATAATAGGCCGCGAGCGGCCAATGCGCGGGCATGCCACCCGGCGGGCTTATTTTCGCCTAATCCGCACGGTGAACAAACACCCTTGTCGGAAAACGAACCGATTCATGGATATCAAGAGCGTACAGCAGCAACTGCGTGAGTTTGCCGAGGCGCGCGACTGGGAGCAGTTCCACAGTCCCAAGAATCTCGCGGTGGCCCTGGCCGTGGAAGCGGCCGAGCTGATGGAGCCCTTCCAGTGGCTGACGGAAGACGAATCGCGGCATCTTGGCGAGAAACCAGCGGAATACGCCCAGGTCAGCGAGGAAATCGCCGATGTGCTGATCTACCTGCTGCGACTAGCCGACCAACTGGACATCGACCTGGAGCAGGCGGTTTACGCCAAGATGCGCAAGAACGGGGAGAAATATCCGGTGACCTTGGCCAGGGGCAACGCGGTCAAATACAATCGGCGCCAACCGTAGGCACTTCAAATCATGATCAAGACCCTTACCAACCAGACCATCGCCCTGGCCGGCCTGACCCTGGCGGTCCATCTGGTCCAGCGCATCGCCAAGACCGGCAGCGCCGAGAGCGAAGAGATGGAAACTGCGCTATCCGGCATACTCAAGATCAACGCGGATAGCGTGATCGACATTTATGGCGGCCTGGACAGGCTCAAGACCGGACTGAAACGGCTGGACAGTCAGTTGGGCGGCTCAGGGGGAATGGACCCGGAACTCGCCCGTTACGCTGCTTCGCTGATTTTTCTGGAGAATAAGCTGCAAAAGCGCCGGGATATGCAAGACAAAATCCGCAACGGCGTCGAGCGGGCCGCGACCCAGGCAGTGCACTTCGGCATCCTGCACGAGAATGTCATCGCCAACCTGGCGGATGTCTATCAGGAAACCATCAGCCAGCTGCAGCCGCGTGTGATGGTCATGGGGGAACCGGTCCATCTCGGCAATCCGGCGAATGCCCACAAGATTCGGGCACTGCTGCTGGCTGGCATCCGCTCTGCTGTGCTGTGGCGGCAATGCGGCGGTGCCCGTTGGAAACTGCTGTTTTACCGCGGAAAGCTGCAACAGGAGACTCGCAGGCTGCTCCGTAGCCTTTGAGCCCCAGACTTAGCCGCGTAAACGTAAATCCGTTCAGCCGCCTTCACCACCACTCGGCGCCATCGCTGCCATGCCGCCATCGCGTTCCAGCCCTCCGCGTTCCCGTTGCGCCAGGCGCTGCATGACCAGTGAGATGATCACCAGAACCAGCAAGGCCAGCAGACTGAACTCCAGCATCAGGAAGGCGCCAATCTTGAACCAGGCAAAGCCTGGATGAACGAAACGCACCAGCCATCCCGCCGCCTCGTCGGCCACAGCGGAGACGAAGCTCATGCCGGTCAGCCAGATTTTGAGGCTCATGTTCAAGGGCGTGAATAGCAACAGATGAGCCAGGGTCAGCACCAGGATGCCCATGGAGAACAAGTGGAAGTGGGTCACTTCCAGCAGGCTCTGGTAGCTCTTGGGCTGGGTAAAGTTCTCCTCGGACCCCAGGTAATAGCTGACCACCGAATCCGGCGTCAGACTCATCTTGTGGAAGTACATCATGCCGTTGGTGATCCAGAGCAAGGCGATATAGCCCAGGAACATCAGCACGATGGCATTGAGCAGGCTTTGCCGCTTCTGCTCGCCGGTCACAAAGAAACGCATTAGTCCGCCTCCGGTTTGAGCGCCAAACGATAAATGGTCATTACCTTGCGGATGCTGTCCAGCGCCGCACGGGAACTCATGGTGGCACCGGCGATGCCGTCGATGCCCTGCCCCAGCACCAGGCCATCCACCGACCTGCCGTACAACCTTTCGAACCAGCGTGCCGGAGGCTGGTACTCCGGTGGTTCGTGAAAGGCCAGAATCTCAGCACGCGTCAAATCACCCGCCGGGTTCAACACGACCAGCAGCGCCTCCGGCTGCGTCCTTACCGTATGCGACTCGATGGCCGCATAGCCCAAAACCTGCCCGTTCTTCTTGCCCACATGAAAGGTGAACAACTTGGAATCCAGCTTCGCCTTGGCGACCCGTTCGATTTCCGCCGCCTGCTCGTCGTTGAGGAAAACCGACTGCGGCTCCACCTGAGCATCCGTCCCGAAAGCCAGCTCCAGCGCTTCATCCTTGCTGTAATACACCTCCGCCATGGCCGCGCGGATGGGCAGCCCGGCTGCCAGAAATCCGATCACGATCCAGCGCAAAATTCTCGTCGTCATACCGCTCCGGTCAGGTCTGGCGGGCGCTGCGGCACCCGCCAGCACGCCCGGATTAATAGATAAAGCCCACGCCCAGATTGAGTTCGCTGGGCTGCGTCCCGCTCTTGGAATTGATATTCCGGTAGTCCGCTTTCACGGAGATGTTCGGGATCGGCTTGTAGGTCAGGCCCGCCTGGTAGATCCAGCGGTCATAGCTACCGTCGTCCGCATAGCCCGCCGGCACGCTGGCCAAGGTGTCGTACTTCTCATAGCGGAAGAACGGCGCCAGGTACTGCGTGCTGTCCTTCCACAGCAGGGGCATCACGTCGTAGGCCACTTCGGTATACCAACCATAATTGTCCTTGCCGACCACCTCGCCGTTGGCCGCGCTGACCAAGCCGGCATCGCCCACTTTGCCGTACGCACCCAAGGCCCGGAATTCCAAACCCTTATAATGCCACTGCAAATGCCCTTCATAAAGCTGGGTGAGAACGTTTGCCTTTTGCCCATCATACAGCTTGCCCTGGCCGGCGTCGCCCACAAAGGCGGAAGCACCGATCAAAAGGCCAGGGGCAAAATTCGGGGTGTAGTCGACGCGGCCGGTGAACGCCCAGTTCTCGGCGATGGCCTGACTGCCACCCTGCCTGCCTTCGCGGATACCGATGCTCTCGTACTTGGAGGCATTCAGCCCGTTCATGGCATACATGCGGTATTGAAGCCCGGGCACGATCTCGCCGAACAGCCCTGCGCCCATTTCGCGCCAGGTCGAAGGTATGATGTACTGCTCCACGTCAGGACGGCGGTTGCCGTGGAAGGTCGTGGGCTCGTGTATTTCGTTGATGAACCCCATCGGCACCAACATCAGACCCGCGCGGATATTGGCGTTCTTGTGCAGCAGGAAATCCAGCTGCGAGAACTCGACCGAAACCTCGCCTTTTTCCTCGTCGCCCTCACCGGTAGTCGCGTGCTCGAACTCGATCTCGTTGTTGAGGATGATCCAGTCATTGAACTTGTAACCGGCATACAACACCGCCCGCTGCAGGTCGGCCGAATCGCTCTTGCCATCCTTGTGGTCGGTGTAATTGGTGTAAAACGCCTCGCCGTAACCCCCAATGGAAAGACCTCGATTAACGCGGTAGACCTGGGATGCCGCAGGGCCAAAGCCGTATTGACTCTTGTATTCCCGCGATTCGGGAATCACCAGGGCGCTCTTCAGCTTTTCCACTTCCGACGCCAGGATGTCGGTTTTGCGATCGGAGTCGCTTTTGGCCGACTTCGTCTTTTCCGGAGCACCTGGCGCGGCAGCGGCAACAGGCGTCGCCGGACGCGCCTGCTCGGCCTGCTTGAGCTGCTTGACCTCTTCCTTAAGATGATCGTTCTCGGCCGACTTCGCCTTCAGCGCCTCGATTTCCTTCTGCTGCTGCTGAATGATCTTCCACATGTCCTCCATGGTGGCTGGCATCGCCGCCGCGGATACATCCGCACACCCCATCACCGCTGCGGAACCCAGGCACCATGCGGCCAGTCTTTCTTTGTGTCTCATAAGATACGATCTCATCCACTGTTTTGCAGGTGAGAACGATTATATTTTGTAGCACAGAAATTGCAATACCACTCGCCGCTCATGGAAGTTCCGAGGCCGGCATTAAACACTGGGCCGGGTCATTTTGAATCGGCCTTATCGTGCCCGTCTGCCAGCCGTGAGATCGCGAAGCGACGCGCAACTCCGCGCCGGGCCGAGTTTTCACGGAAATTGCGCGCGCCGAGGGCTGTGCTCTATCATCCCGCAGCACTTTGCGATTCCTAAACGGAGAATTGAACAGATGAACATCTTTTCCCGCGCCCTCGCCGCCCGCCGCATCGCCTTGTGCGTTGGCCTGGGACTACTCGGCGCCTGCGCCAGCGCACCCAAACCTGAGGCCCCGGCGGCTGCCGCAGCCGCGGTCAACGATTTTCCCACCCAGGCCCGGGTCGAATACGTGCTGGGTTGCATGCAGGAGCATGGCGGACAGAACTACGACAACCTCTATCACTGCGTCTGCAGCGCGGACAAGATCGCCAGCAAGATGAGCTACGAGGAATTCGGCCAGGCACAGACCTTCACCTTCCTGTTCAATACCCCTGGCGAGCGCGGTGCCGAATTCCGTGACCCGCCCCAATCAGACAAGCTGCGCAAGAAGCTTAAGGAAGCAAAAGCCGAGGCTGCCGCCGCCTGTTTCCCCAAATAATAAGGGCTGCCTGCGTTTATATCAGGCCACGCCCAAAGCCAACCAACGAGGACTGCCCATGTGGAATTTCAGCCTGCTGGCCGCCACACGCTCCATCGAAACCTCCATGCCCTTCGTGCTGTACCGCTTCATGGTCTACCTGGGCATCAGCCTGGCCCTGCTGTTCGGAACATTGGCCGGCGCCGGAACGCTTATCGCGTTTTCCTCGTTCTCGGCCAAACCCACCGCACTTGCCAGCGTGGGTGCGGTCCTGGGGTTCGCCGGACTGGCTTACCTGCTTTATAAGTTCCGCGGCAGCGCCCTGTTCAATGCCCAGGCCGGCACCCTGGCCCTGCTGGTGGAGCAGACACGGGTGGCCAAACTCCCGGAAGGCAAGGCTCAGATCGAATTCGCCAAGAAAGCTGCCGCGGAACGCTTCACGCCATCCAGTTTCGTGCAGGTGGGTTCCGCACTGGGCCAGGCGCTGCAAGCCCTGCCAACACCGCCCTGCCCCATGCTGGAGCGAACCGGCAACCCCACACTCACCCAGGCAGGGAAATGGCTGTCGGGCTTTTTATCCCGGCTATGCGGGCCGGCCATCATGGCCCTCAACTTCGCCGATGCGGCGGCGGCCAATCCCTGGAGGTCCGCCGAACGTGGCCTGGTCATCCACGCTGCCCACAGCGAAGCCCTGCTGAAATACCGCCTCTACGGCCTGCTGTTCGAACTGGCCAGCCTGGCCGCCGCCTTCGTGCTCATGCTGTATCCGGTCAATTACTTCATCTCGCTGTTGCCGGTGGACGTGGGCTTCTGGCGCTATGTTTTTGCCCTGGCCTTCGCCGGCACGCTGGAAGGTGCTTTCTTCAACCCCATCGTTACCGCCGCCATGGCCCAACTCTACCTGGCCCAGGACAAGAACCTGGGCCAGGATGTCAGCACTCAAGTCGCGGCCCTGGCTGAACACAACGAGGCCATCCGCCTCATTCACGAGAAAGCCGATTGAGCCGGCTTTCCCATAGCTTTCAAACCCTTGATCCATGTCTGGCGGCCATCACCGGGCCGCCGGCTTAGCATTGCAATTTACAGGGGACACACAAAAAACGTAGAATTACAAGATTTTAAGTAGGCAGGAATGAATCATGCGCATAGATCAAGAAGCCCTTACCTTTGACGATGTCCTCCTGATTCCTGCCTATTCCGACATCCTTCCGCGCGACGTCAGCCTCAAGACCCAGCTCACCCGCAAGATCAACCTGAACGTCCCGCTGGTGTCCGCCGCCATGGACACCGTAACGGAAGGCCGCCTGGCCATTGCCATGGCCCAGGAAGGCGGCATCGGCATCATCCACAAGAACATGACCGCGGAGCGCCAGGCTTACGAAGTGAGCATGGTGAAGAAATTCGAAAGCGGCGTGATCAAAGACCCCATCACCGTCCCGCCCGATGTCAGCATCCGCGACGTCATGAGCCTGACCCGCGCGCGCAGCATCTCCGGCGTGCCGGTGGTGGACAAGGGCGAACTGGTGGGCATCGTCACCAGCCGCGACCTGCGCTTCGAAACCCGTTTGGACGAACCCGTCACCAAGGTCATGACACCCAAGGACAGGCTGGTCACGGTGCGCGAGGGCGCCAGCCAGGCCGAGGCCATTCACCTGCTGCACAAGCACCGCATCGAGAAGGTGCTGGTGGTGAACGAGCGCTTCGAACTGCGCGGCATGATCACCGTCAAGGACATCCAGAAGGCCAAGGACTATCCGCAAGCCTGCAAGGACGAATTCGAGCGACTGCGCGTGGGCGCCGGCGTCGGCACCGGGTCCGGCACCGAGGAGCGGGTCGCGGCCCTGGCCGAGGCCGGCGTGGACGTGGTGGTGGTGGACACCGCCCACGGCCATTCCCAGGGCGTGCTGGACCGGGTGAACTGGATCAAGCGCAACTTCCCGCACATCCAGGTCATCGGCGGCAACATCGCCACCGCCGACGCCGCCAGGGCCTTGGTGGAAGCTGGCGCTGACGCGGTCAAAGTGGGCATCGGCCCGGGTTCGATCTGCACCACGCGCATCGTCGCCGGCGTCGGCGTGCCGCAGATCTCCGCCGTGGCCAACGTAGCCGAGGCCCTGCGGGAGTCCGGCGTGCCGCTCATCGCCGACGGCGGCGTGCGTTATTCCGGCGACATCGCCAAGGCCCTGGCCGCGGGCGCCTACTCGGTCATGCTGGGCGGCCTGTTCGCCGGCACCGAGGAGGCCCCCGGTGAGGTGGAGCTCTACCAGGGCCGCTCCTATAAGTCCTACCGCGGCATGGGCTCCCTGGGCGCGATGTCGCAGCAGCAGGGTTCCAGCGACCGTTATTTCCAGGACAGCACCGACGCCGAAAAGCTGGTGCCGGAAGGCATCGAAGGGCGCGTGCCCTACAAAGGCAGCATGGTCGCCATCGTCCACCAACTGGTGGGCGGCATCCGCGCCGCCATGGGCTACACCGGCAACGGCACCATCGAGGACATGCGCTGCCGCGCCCGCTTCGTGCGCATCACCTCCGCCGGCATCAAGGAAAGCCATGTGCATGACGTGGCCATCACCAAGGAAGCGCCGAATTACCGGCTCGACTAACCCAGCCAGACCAACCCCATGACCACACCCGCGGGCGATATCCACAGCCACAAGATCCTCATCCTGGATTTCGGCTCCCAGTACACCCAGTTGATCGCCCGCCGCGTGCGGGAAGTGGGCGTGTACTGCGAAATCCATCCCTGGGACTGCGACGAGGCCTTCATACGCGGCTTCGCGGCCCGCGGCATCATCCTCTCCGGCGGCCCCGAGACCGTCACCGCCAGCGACACACCGCGCGCTCCCCAATGCGTGTTCGAGTTGGGAGTTCCGGTGCTGGGCATCTGCTATGGCATGCAAACCATGGCGGAACAACTGGGCGGCAAGGTGGAAGGCGCCGATCACCGGGAGTTCGGCTATGCCCAGGTGCGCGCCCGCGGCCATTCCGCCCTGCTGCGGCACATCGAGGACCACACCACCCCGGAAGGTTTCGGCATCCTGGACGTGTGGATGAGCCACGGCGACCAGGTCACCACCCTGCCCCCCGGATTCAAGCTGATCGCCGGCACCGACAGCGCCCCCATCGCCGGCATCGCCGACGAGGACCGCCGCTTCTACGGCCTGCAATTCCATCCCGAGGTGACCCACACCCGGCAAGGCACCCGCATCATCGAGCGCTTCGTGCGCGCCATCTGCGATTGCGACGCCCTGTGGACCCCGTTC is a window encoding:
- a CDS encoding TIGR01458 family HAD-type hydrolase — protein: MTNLQGILMDLDGVLFVGDSAIEGAVEAVARVKSSRLRCRFITNTSTVSRDILVSKLQGLGFEIAASEIFSAPRAAASLLRGIPNAACFLLVAEDVRSEFQGLREVELEKADYIVLGDIGDSWSHELLNRIFNRLMNGTRLIAIHKNRYWQTSAGLTLDIGGLVTALEYCSGVGATVVGKPSADFFRLALGDMGLPAARVAVVGDDVDSDVGGGQMAGLFGILVRTGKFRRAQVEASRVEPDMIIDSVRHLLPLFGLEN
- a CDS encoding YdcF family protein is translated as MMRIVRVAAGFLLLALILDASLLWRAALDQRPDALPTNASLIVLDAWASDSVTRQAFDLAQHFDGALLLSVGPPPERPQDLAAEGVCLPGTSFAAKTRAQLLSWGVPEDRVILLEQDRRGTHDQAQLVLDWWRQRGGPDGTVIVVTEWFHRQRSRLAYRTVMPEVPVRVAGDASSPNPADWPLRDRRTSLFSEFLKLAYYQSKGLISMNALAQSGSLW
- a CDS encoding metallophosphoesterase, translating into MNKTLERYRCPPLDPEGYRRLVARVGRCHLDQRLGIEEEFEARIFGQGRTFFHIENWYSVHGLMRLALRLMFLHGRGRRNARAIEVRRNELLVPHLPREFDGFTLLHVTDLHLDGASDLPDALIEAIAKVDHYDICVLTGDFRVKTFGPFEAALDGMARVMAHLHGPVYGILGNHDTIRMAPGLEDMGVTMLLNEVASIRRGDAVIYLAGIDDPHYYRADNLEKATDSIPRDAVSILLSHSPEMYRHAAYACFDVMLCGHTHGGQICMPGGIPLILNAGAPRAMCNGPWRYKGLQGYTSAGSGVCIVDIRLNCPPEITLHTLRRG
- a CDS encoding YchJ family protein, which encodes MTTCALEPAGHDSARPAREVPASCPCGSGLLLSACCGPYLAGVSAPATAQALMRSRYTAYVMGDEEYLLDSWHPASRPSQLHLKDEGIQWEGLELLRCAQGLESDLSGEVEFIARFRQGGTLQGMRELSRFERVQGRWYYRDGHVQAVLSSPPRPGRNEPCHCGSGKKYKKCCGA
- a CDS encoding nucleotide pyrophosphohydrolase, coding for MDIKSVQQQLREFAEARDWEQFHSPKNLAVALAVEAAELMEPFQWLTEDESRHLGEKPAEYAQVSEEIADVLIYLLRLADQLDIDLEQAVYAKMRKNGEKYPVTLARGNAVKYNRRQP
- the hflD gene encoding high frequency lysogenization protein HflD, giving the protein MIKTLTNQTIALAGLTLAVHLVQRIAKTGSAESEEMETALSGILKINADSVIDIYGGLDRLKTGLKRLDSQLGGSGGMDPELARYAASLIFLENKLQKRRDMQDKIRNGVERAATQAVHFGILHENVIANLADVYQETISQLQPRVMVMGEPVHLGNPANAHKIRALLLAGIRSAVLWRQCGGARWKLLFYRGKLQQETRRLLRSL
- a CDS encoding FMN-binding protein, which codes for MTTRILRWIVIGFLAAGLPIRAAMAEVYYSKDEALELAFGTDAQVEPQSVFLNDEQAAEIERVAKAKLDSKLFTFHVGKKNGQVLGYAAIESHTVRTQPEALLVVLNPAGDLTRAEILAFHEPPEYQPPARWFERLYGRSVDGLVLGQGIDGIAGATMSSRAALDSIRKVMTIYRLALKPEAD
- a CDS encoding TonB-dependent receptor translates to MRHKERLAAWCLGSAAVMGCADVSAAAMPATMEDMWKIIQQQQKEIEALKAKSAENDHLKEEVKQLKQAEQARPATPVAAAAPGAPEKTKSAKSDSDRKTDILASEVEKLKSALVIPESREYKSQYGFGPAASQVYRVNRGLSIGGYGEAFYTNYTDHKDGKSDSADLQRAVLYAGYKFNDWIILNNEIEFEHATTGEGDEEKGEVSVEFSQLDFLLHKNANIRAGLMLVPMGFINEIHEPTTFHGNRRPDVEQYIIPSTWREMGAGLFGEIVPGLQYRMYAMNGLNASKYESIGIREGRQGGSQAIAENWAFTGRVDYTPNFAPGLLIGASAFVGDAGQGKLYDGQKANVLTQLYEGHLQWHYKGLEFRALGAYGKVGDAGLVSAANGEVVGKDNYGWYTEVAYDVMPLLWKDSTQYLAPFFRYEKYDTLASVPAGYADDGSYDRWIYQAGLTYKPIPNISVKADYRNINSKSGTQPSELNLGVGFIY
- the guaB gene encoding IMP dehydrogenase — translated: MRIDQEALTFDDVLLIPAYSDILPRDVSLKTQLTRKINLNVPLVSAAMDTVTEGRLAIAMAQEGGIGIIHKNMTAERQAYEVSMVKKFESGVIKDPITVPPDVSIRDVMSLTRARSISGVPVVDKGELVGIVTSRDLRFETRLDEPVTKVMTPKDRLVTVREGASQAEAIHLLHKHRIEKVLVVNERFELRGMITVKDIQKAKDYPQACKDEFERLRVGAGVGTGSGTEERVAALAEAGVDVVVVDTAHGHSQGVLDRVNWIKRNFPHIQVIGGNIATADAARALVEAGADAVKVGIGPGSICTTRIVAGVGVPQISAVANVAEALRESGVPLIADGGVRYSGDIAKALAAGAYSVMLGGLFAGTEEAPGEVELYQGRSYKSYRGMGSLGAMSQQQGSSDRYFQDSTDAEKLVPEGIEGRVPYKGSMVAIVHQLVGGIRAAMGYTGNGTIEDMRCRARFVRITSAGIKESHVHDVAITKEAPNYRLD